A genomic window from Solanum stenotomum isolate F172 chromosome 10, ASM1918654v1, whole genome shotgun sequence includes:
- the LOC125842905 gene encoding probable L-type lectin-domain containing receptor kinase S.5 encodes MLRLLILLVLVYQLSILFVECHNFSFPSFDVGSYSNLTCWGSVTAANGTLNLTPDQPQNNSNKVGRVLFSHSIPVWPASFSTIFTIRISTHQLITGDGMAFLIAQDDKPSPPDSYGSFIGILDPSTQGGTLDQLAVEFDTYRNEHEIDGNHVAVVTTSMESPVAVKSLNDVGIDLRSGRNITIKIDYDGWPKVLEISVAYAGQPLVNFLRQEIIMQETVPRNAYVGFSASTAYFSEVHHVLNWNFTLFELPEGSLKYGADPDKEDIALLVATPIAIVSLVVVVSFLITARKDRKERFQIKEDIEMLTRTAASGPQVFTYQKLSKATKGFSKDNLLGTGGFGSVYKGVFYDSPTTVAVKQINATSKQGEKEYLAEICTIGRLKHKNLLQLLGWCHDGEKLLLVYEYMPNGSLDKYIGKIFLDWDTRFKILSGLASSLVYLHEECGNPIVHRDIKPNNVMLDTEYNAHLGDFGLARLLQNENFVTTMVAGTPGYLAPEVCYTGRTTPESDVYSFGMVVLEVVCGRRSKGIMEENSLVDKVWSSYEKGTILECMDQTLDGKFDNVQAQRCFITGLACLHPDRTLRPKMRKVVQVFMNPDEPLMKLPESRPSLVCVSWHSPTCSTITTSLDNMKHIPDEVTVSYEDASQTKKLHI; translated from the exons ATGTTAAGGCTTCTAATCCTTCTTGTCTTGGTTTATCAATTATCAATTCTATTTGTGGAATGCCACAACTTTTCATTTCCTTCATTTGATGTTGGAAGTTACAGCAATTTAACTTGCTGGGGATCAGTCACTGCAGCCAATGGAACACTTAATCTCACACCTGATCAGCCACAGAACAATTCCAACAAAGTTGGAAGAGTCTTGTTCAGTCACTCAATACCTGTGTGGCCTGCTTCTTTTTCCACCATATTCACTATAAGGATTTCGACACATCAATTGATTACTGGTGATGGAATGGCGTTCCTCATAGCACAAGACGATAAGCCCTCCCCACCGGATAGTTATGGCTCGTTTATTGGAATTCTTGATCCGTCAACTCAAG GAGGCACACTTGATCAGCTTGCTGTGGAGTTTGATACCTATAGAAACGAACACGAAATTGATGGAAACCATGTTGCTGTTGTAACTACAAGTATGGAGAGTCCAGTTGCAGTTAAAAGTTTAAATGATGTTGGAATTGATCTAAGGAGTGGAAGAAATATTACAATAAAGATTGATTATGATGGATGGCCTAAAGTTCTTGAAATATCTGTAGCATATGCAGGGCAACCTCTAGTGAACTttttaagacaagaaataatCATGCAAGAAACAGTTCCGCGAAATGCTTATGTTGGATTTTCAGCTTCCACTGCCTATTTCTCAGAGGTACATCATGTTCTTAACTGGAATTTCACATTATTTGAATTGCCAGAAGGATCTCTCAAGTATGGCGCTGATCCAGACAAGGAAGATATTGCTCTGCTGGTTGCTACTCCTATTGCGATTGTCTCATTGGTTGTGGTTGTATCATTTCTCATTACAGCTCGTAAGGATAGAAAAGAAAGATTTCAGATTAAAGAGGACATTGAAATGCTAACAAGAACTGCAGCTAGTGGTCCACAGGTTTTTACTTACCAGAAACTCTCCAAGGCTACTAAAGGCTTCAGCAAAGATAACTTATTGGGAACTGGAGGCTTTGGAAGTGTTTACAAGGGGGTGTTTTATGATTCTCCTACAACTGTAGCGGTTAAACAAATCAATGCGACATCTAAGCAAG GTGAGAAGGAGTACTTGGCTGAAATATGTACAATTGGGCGCCTAAAGCACAAAAACTTGTTGCAGCTACTAGGCTGGTGCCATGACGGAGAGAAACTCCTGTTAGTGTATGAGTACATGCCTAATGGAAGCCTTGATAAATACATCGGCAAGATATTTCTTGATTGGGACACCAGATTCAAGATTCTATCAGGACTAGCATCATCACTAGTGTATCTTCATGAAGAATGTGGGAATCCTATTGTACATCGAGACATTAAGCCAAACAATGTGATGCTAGACACTGAGTATAATGCTCACTTGGGTGATTTTGGGCTAGCAAGATTACTCCAAAATGAGAACTTTGTTACAACAATGGTGGCTGGCACTCCAGGATACTTAGCACCAGAAGTTTGCTACACAGGGAGGACTACCCCAGAGTCTGATGTCTATAGTTTTGGAATGGTTGTATTAGAAGTGGTATGTGGACGAAGATCAAAAGGGATTATGGAAGAAAATAGCTTGGTCGATAAAGTATGGAGTTCATATGAGAAAGGTACAATATTGGAATGTATGGATCAAACACTTGATGGGAAATTTGACAATGTACAAGCTCAAAGGTGTTTTATCACTGGATTAGCATGTTTACATCCTGACAGAACGCTCCGGCCTAAAATGAGAAAAGTGGTGCAAGTGTTTATGAATCCTGATGAGCCGTTAATGAAATTGCCCGAGTCTCGGCCTAGTCTCGTTTGTGTTTCATGGCATTCTCCTACTTGTTCAACAATAACAACTAGTCTAGATAACATGAAGCACATTCCAGATGAGGTGACAGTCTCTTATGAGGATGCTTCTCAGACAAAGAAACTACATATATAG